A genomic stretch from Chitinophaga agri includes:
- a CDS encoding murein hydrolase activator EnvC family protein, with protein MLNLKKFFPFVLILGLLPALLYAQAPQLSREELEHRKKELQREIDEANEALKSTKKSTRESLSQLRALRDKITLRTRLINNINEEINFINGDINTAYRDIKTLEKDLDTLKSQYAQLVVYAYKNRSTYDMLNFIFSAETFNDAIKRYQYLKQYRDYRRRQADNILETRELLSKKIESLQDQKEKRSGTLKVEQEQRSILEVDKKEKDKVLTNLKGREKELVADINKNKKDAQKVQAAIQAVIRREIEMARRQAEEEAAAKRKAAAEEKRRKEEAAKKAAAIAAANAAAAKAAQNAANANNPVAANKPEDKPDNKPEPKPAEPAPKPATPAPEPEKPVRTENVLEATPEALALSESFESNRGKLPWPVSSGHIIGHFGRQQHAVIERITVENDGVIIGTSKGAPVKAIFQGEVRTVAVIPGGGSLVIIRHGQYFTNYARLQSVNVRTGDRVSTGQVIGTAGTNELENLGEVELQIYRGIQKQNPEFWIRKK; from the coding sequence ATGCTGAATCTGAAGAAGTTTTTCCCGTTTGTATTGATCTTAGGTTTATTACCGGCCTTGCTGTATGCACAGGCTCCCCAGTTGTCGCGGGAGGAACTCGAGCATAGAAAAAAAGAACTGCAACGTGAGATAGATGAAGCAAACGAAGCGCTGAAAAGTACGAAGAAGTCCACCCGTGAAAGCCTCAGTCAGTTGAGAGCATTGCGTGATAAAATCACTTTGCGTACCCGTCTTATCAATAATATCAACGAAGAGATCAACTTCATTAACGGTGATATCAATACTGCCTACAGAGATATTAAGACCCTGGAGAAAGACCTTGATACACTGAAGTCTCAATATGCACAGCTGGTCGTGTATGCGTATAAGAACCGCAGTACCTACGACATGCTGAACTTTATCTTTTCTGCCGAAACATTTAATGATGCCATCAAACGGTATCAGTATCTCAAGCAGTATAGAGATTATCGTCGCAGGCAGGCGGATAATATTCTGGAGACGAGGGAATTGCTGAGTAAGAAGATTGAAAGCCTGCAGGACCAGAAAGAAAAGCGTTCCGGTACCCTGAAAGTAGAACAGGAACAGCGTTCTATTCTCGAAGTGGATAAGAAGGAGAAGGACAAGGTACTGACAAACCTGAAAGGCCGTGAGAAAGAACTGGTAGCAGATATCAACAAGAACAAGAAAGACGCACAGAAAGTGCAGGCTGCTATCCAGGCGGTTATCCGTCGGGAGATAGAAATGGCTAGAAGGCAGGCGGAAGAAGAAGCGGCTGCCAAACGTAAGGCTGCAGCTGAAGAGAAACGCAGAAAAGAAGAAGCCGCGAAGAAAGCCGCTGCCATTGCCGCCGCTAATGCTGCTGCTGCCAAAGCTGCGCAGAATGCAGCGAATGCTAACAATCCAGTGGCTGCTAACAAGCCTGAAGATAAACCAGATAATAAACCAGAGCCTAAGCCTGCTGAGCCAGCGCCTAAACCTGCAACTCCTGCTCCGGAACCAGAGAAACCCGTACGTACAGAAAACGTACTGGAAGCAACACCGGAAGCACTGGCACTGTCAGAGAGCTTTGAAAGTAATCGAGGTAAACTGCCCTGGCCGGTAAGTTCCGGTCACATTATTGGTCACTTTGGTCGCCAGCAGCACGCCGTAATAGAAAGGATCACTGTAGAGAATGATGGTGTGATCATTGGTACCAGCAAAGGTGCGCCGGTAAAAGCGATCTTCCAGGGTGAAGTAAGGACGGTAGCTGTTATTCCTGGTGGTGGTTCCCTTGTGATCATCAGACATGGACAGTACTTCACCAACTATGCCCGCCTGCAAAGCGTGAATGTCCGCACTGGTGACAGGGTAAGTACAGGGCAGGTCATCGGAACAGCCGGCACGAACGAACTGGAGAATCTGGGTGAGGTAGAGTTACAGATATACAGAGGTATACAGAAGCAGAATCCTGAATTCTGGATCAGAAAGAAGTAA
- the bshA gene encoding N-acetyl-alpha-D-glucosaminyl L-malate synthase BshA yields MRIGIVCYPTYGGSGVLATELGKALADKGHMVHFITYQQPVRLNAFHANIYYHEVQVPTYPLFDFPPYESALSSTMVDVILNQQLDLLHVHYAIPHASTAYLAKQIVSKQGRIVPFITTLHGTDITLVGKDKTYAPVVTFSINESDAITAVSNNLREETYKSFQIEKDIEVIYNFVDTERFKRRAAELMHFRNAIAPNGEKILLHVSNFRKVKRVPDVVKVFAQVREKLPAKLLLVGDGPDRPAIESMCRDMHLCGDVRFVGKQEQLEDVMSISDLFLLPSDYESFGLAALEAMAAEVPVISSNAGGLPEVNIHGKTGYLSPVGDVDSMAANAIKLLEDEKLLEAMRKGALEQAQRFHISNIIPQYEALYEEVMNRALASVDK; encoded by the coding sequence ATGCGAATTGGAATAGTATGTTACCCTACTTATGGGGGTAGTGGCGTACTGGCAACAGAACTTGGGAAAGCGCTGGCAGATAAAGGCCATATGGTACACTTTATCACTTACCAGCAGCCTGTCCGGCTCAATGCCTTTCATGCTAATATATATTATCACGAGGTGCAGGTTCCTACTTACCCACTATTTGACTTTCCCCCCTACGAGTCTGCACTGAGCAGCACCATGGTAGACGTTATACTGAATCAGCAGCTGGACCTGCTGCACGTACACTATGCCATCCCGCATGCATCAACAGCCTATCTGGCTAAACAGATCGTAAGCAAACAGGGCCGTATTGTGCCGTTCATCACGACACTGCATGGTACTGATATTACCCTGGTAGGTAAGGACAAAACCTATGCCCCGGTAGTTACCTTCTCTATCAATGAGTCGGATGCAATAACCGCCGTGTCTAACAATCTCCGGGAAGAGACGTATAAATCATTCCAGATTGAGAAAGACATCGAGGTGATCTACAACTTCGTTGATACTGAGCGTTTCAAACGCCGTGCAGCGGAACTGATGCATTTCAGGAATGCCATTGCCCCGAATGGTGAAAAGATCCTGTTACACGTTTCTAACTTCCGTAAGGTAAAACGCGTACCGGATGTGGTGAAAGTATTCGCACAGGTAAGAGAGAAGCTTCCTGCCAAGCTGTTACTGGTAGGTGACGGTCCGGACAGACCCGCGATTGAGTCTATGTGCCGTGATATGCATCTCTGCGGAGATGTGCGTTTTGTGGGTAAACAGGAACAACTGGAAGATGTAATGTCTATCTCGGACCTGTTCTTATTGCCTTCTGACTATGAAAGTTTCGGTCTGGCAGCGCTGGAAGCGATGGCAGCTGAAGTACCTGTGATCTCTTCCAATGCCGGCGGTTTACCGGAAGTGAACATCCATGGTAAGACAGGCTACCTGAGCCCAGTAGGCGATGTAGACAGCATGGCGGCCAACGCCATTAAACTACTGGAAGACGAAAAGCTGCTGGAAGCTATGCGTAAAGGCGCCCTGGAACAGGCTCAACGCTTCCACATCAGTAATATCATACCTCAATATGAGGCGCTATATGAAGAAGTGATGAACAGAGCGTTAGCATCCGTTGATAAGTAG
- a CDS encoding DUF4292 domain-containing protein codes for MMKQTLALIVLGIVSTGLFSCRHSRQIAGTSFPVTDTTQHQTIEADSASLAAADTFNKEMLAKLRSNYINFNTFSAKLKVDFETEAKQMSGINANMRLQKDSIIWISVSAPIIGEVARAVITPDSLKAIDKFHKVVYLRDMKDAKDLLHIPFDFKTLQDLIIGNPIYLTDSVYQVVKTPAVISFTCDSTMFTSLFNVFADDYVLQQSKVMDKDSTRKRSVELTYGEYKSLDKVKFATLRRVFVEEKHYTKINMEFNKIDFDQPVSFPFTVPSGYTRE; via the coding sequence ATGATGAAGCAAACATTAGCACTGATAGTATTAGGTATTGTAAGCACGGGACTCTTTTCATGCAGGCATAGCCGCCAGATCGCAGGTACATCTTTTCCTGTGACTGATACCACTCAACATCAGACCATAGAGGCAGACAGCGCCTCTCTTGCTGCTGCCGATACTTTCAATAAAGAAATGCTCGCAAAACTGCGCAGTAACTATATCAATTTTAATACCTTTTCCGCTAAGCTGAAAGTAGACTTCGAAACGGAAGCCAAACAGATGTCAGGTATTAATGCGAATATGCGTTTACAGAAAGACTCTATAATCTGGATCTCTGTATCAGCACCTATTATCGGAGAAGTAGCCAGAGCAGTTATTACACCGGACAGTCTGAAGGCGATTGATAAATTTCATAAAGTGGTTTATCTGCGTGATATGAAGGATGCGAAAGATCTCCTGCATATTCCGTTTGACTTCAAGACGCTGCAGGACCTGATCATAGGTAATCCGATCTACCTTACTGATTCTGTGTACCAGGTTGTAAAAACACCTGCCGTGATCTCTTTCACCTGTGATAGTACAATGTTCACCAGCCTGTTCAATGTGTTTGCTGATGATTACGTGCTGCAGCAAAGCAAGGTGATGGATAAAGACAGCACACGCAAGCGTTCTGTCGAACTGACGTATGGTGAATACAAGTCACTCGATAAAGTTAAATTTGCCACCCTCCGGCGTGTTTTTGTGGAAGAGAAACACTACACAAAGATCAATATGGAATTTAATAAAATAGATTTCGACCAGCCGGTCAGCTTTCCATTCACGGTTCCATCCGGTTATACACGCGAATAG